Proteins co-encoded in one Ornithorhynchus anatinus isolate Pmale09 chromosome 14, mOrnAna1.pri.v4, whole genome shotgun sequence genomic window:
- the GRAP2 gene encoding GRB2-related adapter protein 2 isoform X1 gives MEATAKFDFNASGEDELSFRAGDILKILSSQEEWFKAELKSHEGYVPKNFIDIHIPGWFHEGISRHEAESLLMGKEVGSFIIRASQSSPGDFSISVRHEDDVQHFKVMRDAKGHYFLWTEKFQSLNRLVEFYKTSSISRQKQIFLRDGTREDQERRGGSLDRRAQEGLGLGGACGEEIRVPMNRKMSDLHPPPPTASQHQQAHQYQRAQQAQQPQQRYQPYHPFQQDRRGGSLDMNDGQRGPTAGGEGNAALMHRRHTDPVTQQVTGIPFSVPASRPKSQPGPSVSSPRQRVRWVCALYDFEAVEDDELGFRSGDVVEVLDSSDPSWWTGLLHSRLGLFPANYVVPMMR, from the exons ATTCTAAGCTCTCAAGAAGAGTGGTTCAAAGCTGAGCTGAAGAGTCACGAAGGTTATGTCCCCAAGAACTTCATAGACATCCACATCCCTGG CTGGTTCCACGAGGGAATCTCCCGTCATGAAGCAGAAAGCTTACTCATGGGAAAGGAAGTTGGCTCCTTCATCATCCGAGCCAGTCAGAGCTCCCCTGGTGACTTCTCCATCTCCGTGAG GCATGAGGATGACGTTCAGCACTTCAAGGTCATGAGGGATGCCAAGGGTCACTATTTCCTGTGGACAGAAAAGTTCCAGTCCCTAAATCGATTGGTGGAGTTCTACAAGACCTCTTCCATCTCCAGGCAGAAACAGATCTTTCTGAGGGATGGAACCCGAGAAGATCAG GAGCGGAGGGGCGGAAGCCTGGACCGAAGAGCCCAGGAGGGCCTGGGTCTCGGCGGAGCTTGTGGAGAAGAAATCCGGGTGCCTATGAACAGGAAGATGTCAGATCTCCATCCACCCCCTCCAACCGCGTCTCAGCATCAGCAGGCCCACCAATATCAACGAGCCCAGCAGGCCCAGCAACCTCAGCAGCGTTATCAGCCATACCACCCTTTCCAGCAG GATCGGCGCGGAGGCAGCCTGGATATGAACGATGGGCAGCGAGGCCCGACGGCGGGTGGTGAAGGCAACGCGGCCCTCATGCATCGCAGACACACAGACCCGGTAACCCAGCAGGTGACTGGG ATTCCATTTTCGGTTCCGGCGTCCCGCCCCAAATCTCAGCCGGGcccttctgtctcttctccccGACAGCGAGTGCGATGGGTCTGCGCCCTGTACGACTTCGAGGCGGTGGAGGACGACGAGCTGGGGTTCCGCAGCGGAGACGTGGTGGAGGTCCTGGACAGCTCCGACCCCTCGTGGTGGACGGGGCTCCTCCACAGCCGGCTGGGCCTCTTCCCTGCCAACTACGTCGTCCCCATGATGCGATGA
- the GRAP2 gene encoding GRB2-related adapter protein 2 isoform X2, which translates to MEATAKFDFNASGEDELSFRAGDILKILSSQEEWFKAELKSHEGYVPKNFIDIHIPGWFHEGISRHEAESLLMGKEVGSFIIRASQSSPGDFSISVRHEDDVQHFKVMRDAKGHYFLWTEKFQSLNRLVEFYKTSSISRQKQIFLRDGTREDQERRGGSLDRRAQEGLGLGGACGEEIRVPMNRKMSDLHPPPPTASQHQQAHQYQRAQQAQQPQQRYQPYHPFQQDRRGGSLDMNDGQRGPTAGGEGNAALMHRRHTDPVTQQVTGRVRWVCALYDFEAVEDDELGFRSGDVVEVLDSSDPSWWTGLLHSRLGLFPANYVVPMMR; encoded by the exons ATTCTAAGCTCTCAAGAAGAGTGGTTCAAAGCTGAGCTGAAGAGTCACGAAGGTTATGTCCCCAAGAACTTCATAGACATCCACATCCCTGG CTGGTTCCACGAGGGAATCTCCCGTCATGAAGCAGAAAGCTTACTCATGGGAAAGGAAGTTGGCTCCTTCATCATCCGAGCCAGTCAGAGCTCCCCTGGTGACTTCTCCATCTCCGTGAG GCATGAGGATGACGTTCAGCACTTCAAGGTCATGAGGGATGCCAAGGGTCACTATTTCCTGTGGACAGAAAAGTTCCAGTCCCTAAATCGATTGGTGGAGTTCTACAAGACCTCTTCCATCTCCAGGCAGAAACAGATCTTTCTGAGGGATGGAACCCGAGAAGATCAG GAGCGGAGGGGCGGAAGCCTGGACCGAAGAGCCCAGGAGGGCCTGGGTCTCGGCGGAGCTTGTGGAGAAGAAATCCGGGTGCCTATGAACAGGAAGATGTCAGATCTCCATCCACCCCCTCCAACCGCGTCTCAGCATCAGCAGGCCCACCAATATCAACGAGCCCAGCAGGCCCAGCAACCTCAGCAGCGTTATCAGCCATACCACCCTTTCCAGCAG GATCGGCGCGGAGGCAGCCTGGATATGAACGATGGGCAGCGAGGCCCGACGGCGGGTGGTGAAGGCAACGCGGCCCTCATGCATCGCAGACACACAGACCCGGTAACCCAGCAGGTGACTGGG CGAGTGCGATGGGTCTGCGCCCTGTACGACTTCGAGGCGGTGGAGGACGACGAGCTGGGGTTCCGCAGCGGAGACGTGGTGGAGGTCCTGGACAGCTCCGACCCCTCGTGGTGGACGGGGCTCCTCCACAGCCGGCTGGGCCTCTTCCCTGCCAACTACGTCGTCCCCATGATGCGATGA